A region from the Medicago truncatula cultivar Jemalong A17 chromosome 6, MtrunA17r5.0-ANR, whole genome shotgun sequence genome encodes:
- the LOC11437701 gene encoding putative disease resistance protein RGA1, whose product MPSTTFTVRPNAGFSLADLPNLQPGDNLHIKGLQNLRNGGDVREPNLSSMRLNRLHLAWDRNTNSTNSAEEVLGALRPHRDLTGFRLSGYRGMNIPNWMTDISILGRLVDVKLMNCINCSQLPPLGKLPFLNTLYLSQMTNVKYIDDSPYEISTENAFPSLTEMTLFDLPNLERVLRIEGVEMLSQLSKLSIQSIPQFELPSLPSVKEVYVGGETEEDIDHEASFLRDIAGKMPNLKELMIDAFHQLTVLPNELSSLRSLEELYIIDCNKLESIPNNVFYGLISLRILSFVICHSLNSLPQSVTTLTSLQRLIIHYCPELILPANMNMLNSLREVSIMGGDRRRGIYNGLEDIPLLQNLSLRDFPSLRSLPDWLGDTLSLQELEISKFPKLTSLPDNFDQLENLQKLCIDRCPRLVNRLARRTGEDWYKIAHVPILSLRLESDVVHPINEEEYSNSDNELDMEVDEP is encoded by the exons ATGCCTTCTACAACTTTCACTGTTCGTCCAAATGCTGGGTTTAGCCTAGCAGATCTACCCAACTTACAACCAGGAGACAACCTACACATCAAAGGCCTTCAGAATTTGAGAAATGGAGGGGATGTTAGAGAACCTAACTTAAGTAGTATGCGATTAAATCGCTTACACTTGGCTTGGGATCGCAATACCAATTCTACCAATTCTGCTGAGGAAGTTCTCGGAGCCCTTAGGCCTCATAGAGATCTCACGGGTTTCAGGTTGAGCGGTTACCGGGGAATGAATATTCCAAACTGGATGACAGATATTTCTATTTTGGGACGTTTGGTTGATGTTAAACTCATGAATTGCATAAACTGTAGCCAACTTCCTCCACTTGGTAAATTACCTTTTTTAAACACTCTTTATCTATCTCAAATGACAAATGTGAAGTACATTGATGATTCACCTTATGAAATTTCAACCGAAAATGCTTTTCCGTCATTAACGGAAATGACACTATTTGATTTACCTAATTTAGAGAGGGTGTTGAGAATCGAAGGAGTAGAGATGCTATCACAACTTTCTAAGTTAAGCATTCAGAGTATCCCTCAATTTGAACTTCCAAGCCTTCCCTCTGTTAAGGAAGTTTATGTTGGAGGAGAAACTGAAGAGGATATTGATCATGAAGCATCTTTCCTGAGAGATATTGCAGGTAAGATGCCTAACCTCAAAGAACTTATGATTGACGCCTTTCATCAACTCACGGTACTACCTAATGAACTCAGCTCTCTCCGTTCCCTAGAAGAACTATACATAATAGATTGTAATAAGCTTGAGTCCATTCCTAATAATGTATTTTATGGTTTGATTTCTCTTCGAATTTTGAGCTTTGTAATCTGCCATAGCTTAAATTCCTTGCCCCAAAGTGTGACAACCCTAACTAGTCTTCAGAGACTTATAATACACTATTGTCCCGAACTCATTTTACCAGCTAATATGAACATGTTAAATTCCCTTCGTGAAGTGAGTATCATGGGTGGGGATAGAAGGCGCGGGATATATAACGGCTTAGAAGACATTCCCTTGCTGCAAAATTTGTCTCTGAGAGATTTTCCTTCTCTTAGATCTTTGCCAGACTGGTTGGGAGACACGCTATCTCTTCAGGAATTAGAAATTAGTAAGTTTCCTAAGTTAACCTCGTTACCAGACAACTTTGACCAACTCGAAAACTTGCAGAAACTATGTATTGATAGATGTCCTAGGCTTGTGAACCGACTCGCAAGAAGAACAGGTGAAGATTGGTATAAGATAGCTCATGTTCCTATATTGAGTTTGAGATTGGAATCAGATGTTGTGCATCCAATTAACg AAGAAGAGTATAGCAATTCAGACAATGAATTGGACATGGAGGTTGATGAGCCATGA